Part of the Metasolibacillus fluoroglycofenilyticus genome is shown below.
TAATAGCGGAACAGCATACAAATAAATTCATGACCGCCACCAATTGTCCAAAACAGTACTAAATCACCACGCTTAATTTTGCTGCTTGCAATACCCTCATACATTGTAATAAACGGTGAATTTGTA
Proteins encoded:
- a CDS encoding 3-oxoacyl-[acyl-carrier-protein] synthase III C-terminal domain-containing protein, translated to MYVGDEYGYTGTNSPFITMYEGIASSKIKRGDLVLFWTIGGGHEFICMLFRY